One Takifugu flavidus isolate HTHZ2018 chromosome 3, ASM371156v2, whole genome shotgun sequence genomic window, AGACAGGCTTCCTGCCAGCACCAGGACACGTTCTTAGTCTGGGAGCGACGCTGTCACGAACCCACTTTTGTCTGTTGTCTGTAAGAACGCGGCGTTCGGACGATGGTTATTTACAGTCATGACAGGAACCTGTCTCAAATGTGACGTCTGGACAGATGCGATGgcaggaaatgtaaaaaaaaaaaaagtttaggGGAGCAACAGTTTTATCAGGGTTATCGCTCCATTCCACTGGTCCCAGTCTGTCCAGGGGAAAGTATTAACGCTCTGGACGCAGGATGACACCTGGAGACTTTGAGGCCTTTTGTAGCCTGTGGTGAAATTCCCACCATGGAAAAAAACACTTGAGCAGAATGTGGGAAAAGGTTCCCGAGTTTTACAAATTGGACTTTTCTTTCTGATCTATACTGGTTTTCAACACAGTTGTACCATGTCCAGTTGATAAGAACAAAGCCTCCCAGATGCTCATTGTAGCCTCGCTAGTTCAGACCAAATGCTCAGTGTTTAATGCCTCAAAACCAAAAATATCTGTTCAGCCGTATGTTCATCATTCGCTCATTTCTGTGCTGGTACTTAAAGATAACACATTCATTTACACGCTGATATTTCCTGTTTAAGGATAATGACAGTGATCAGAGTGATCTGTGATGTGAGAACAGAACCGCTGTGACAACGATGGTTTAATGGAATTACTGTAAAGAACAGATGCTGTTGGTTAGTGACGGTACTAGAGCTCACTGTctactgtttgtgtgtgtgcgtgcgtgcatgtgtgtgtggcctttcaatatatttttaatatcctGCCCTGCTGCCAGCGCTCAGACATGAACCCCCCCAAATGCACGGATGACAGTAGCTATggtacccccccccaccaccaccaccaccaccaccaccaccacactcactcacacgcacacacacacacacgcttcaacAATAGCATTTGCATATTTTTATACGTACTTGCTCTCTCAAGGAAAACAGCCTGAAGCATGAATACTCCAGCAGCAGTGTGCAGGaaaatcacatcacacacacacacacacacacacacacacacacatacacaccaggAGGAGGATAGGGGACattcatggtgtgtgtgtgtgtttgcctccCAGTTCATTAAGCAGACAGTCCTCAGATAGTCCTCTTCCACTCGGCATGTGTGACCAAACAGCAAAACTCTGGTCCAAATATTCCATTGGTCCACTTCATTTGGTCCACTTCATTTGGTCCACTTCATTTGGTCCACTTCATTTGGTCCACTTCTAGAAGTGCGTTGTGAAAATGAACCAAATCAATGTGTGAAGGTTTATAATCACTGTTCCTGGATCTGCTGACACGGCCTGGAAGTTTCTGCAGGGTTCCCGgatttttttggcattttttgCTGTCATGAAACTAAAATAGATGTCGGTGCATCGCATGAACTAAAACAAGATTTTTGGTTCTACCCTTTGATCGCCTGATCCTGTTATTTGAAGCAGCATTGGTGTCTCACAGACCATCATCATGGGGCACATGTGAGGCCTCCAGGAAAAAGCTCGAACAAAAACTTGCCAAAAAGTTGTGTGAAAGTCTTCTGAAGCAGCTGCCCCTCAACACATCCACAACCAAAGATCTGTGTGCACAAAATTTTTAGAGACTTTACTTTAAAATCGTTGTTCAAGTTCATTCAAATTTTGGAATTTTGACTGACCATCTGATGTTTGTAATCCAAAATTGCTGCCTAGGGCTGCCTAAAGTCTATTTTATGTTATTATtcgcttgcgtgtgtgtgtgtgtgtgtgtgtgtgtgtatgtgtgtgtgtgtgtgtgagtgtgagtgtgtgtgtgtgtgtattatttgCAGggaagacaaaaaataaaacagttttcaaTAAAATGACTCATCTTCAGTGTCCAATGTTCGTAATGTTCAGAGAACCCAAgactttcactcacacacacacacacacacacacacacaccacacacacacacacacaccaacacacacatcacctgGTAAAAATATAGATTATGGAAATCAACATcttgcactttttaaaatttcaattaACTCTTGGTGAAAATATTGAACTTTTAACATGATTGTATTTTCAGATTCTGAAGTCTTTTCCAACTccaactgtgttttttttatataacttttttaatattttcatgtATAGAATGTAGCTGCAAAAAGACTTTACCTagtgttttaaatgaaacttGATAGATGTTAAACAGAGAGCATACATCAAACTTTGCTTTCACGTCCTCATCAGTAACTccctacagccccccccccccccccccccccacacacacacacacacacacgcgcgcatcaGACACGCAGCACCTCAGCGGGGGGCCTGGACCAGGTGAGAGTCACTCTGGTTATTTATTGCCGTATTAGGGGCGCGTGGCTGACCAGAACTCGTGCCGTTTTGACTAATTTGAGGGGTTTGCGTCGGGTTCCGGTGTTGCAGAGGTCGGACCAGACCCCGGACATGCTGGGATGCCCGCGCGGTTGGTCCACCTGGACTAAcccctcaccacacacacacacacacacacacacacacacacacacacacacacgcacgaagATAAATAGAGCCCGATCCGTTTACTTGGTGAAATAAGCAGAGAAAGCACCGTGAGAGAGGGTTACCCTCGATTCCTGTTATCCAATTTTACTGGGATTTGGAGTGATTTGCGCGAGGCTCCCCGAGGGAAATAAATACTTTTTGATTAATGTAATCCTGGAggtgccacctcctcctccaccccccccccccccccccgggtcctTGGGGAGCGCCAGTCTTCTACAAACAACCAACAAAAACTTCTACACTTGCATGTATGTGCGTGCGCGCGTCATATCGCTCAAGtattttgattttgaaaaattgTTGAAGTTGAGCTCAAAATCAAATGAATTCCATTAGATAAATTTGAATATCCGGAAACCTCCGTAAATGTACAACTACATCTATTTAACATGGTGCGTGAAAGACGTCGCAACGGTTTCTAATGTAAATGGGCACGAATGCGACAGCATGTCGAGAGACTCCAATTATCCAAGGACGAATTATCAGTTTAATAATCGCACCACGTGTGAAGCTGAAGGCCGCGCGTGGAGGTTCTGCGTGGACTAAATTAGAGAGCAGCCGTCACGTGATCAAACCGCATTAAACGACGCTAAAGCTGTTCAAGACGTAAAAAAACGTTTTATTTGGTTATTTTAATCCTATTTTTATTATGTGTgcgattattgattattttaatttaagaaaagatagatagatagatagatagatagatagatagatagatagatagatagatagatagatagatagatagatagatagatagatagatagatagatagatagatagatagatagatagatagatagatagatagatagatagataggcgTTTGTTTAAAGCGTTTGTCCACGTTTTGaaactgtaaataaacacatgaaTCCAGACTgcttataaaataaatatgcaatAACCAATGGAAAAAATGTGGCGTCTGATTTTTTTCAGGGTTTCTTTTCGCATGCTGGGAGCGCGCGACCCCTGCTGGCGGACTTAATAGTCATTAACGTGCATCTGTGCACACCTGTGCAGGTAACagtgagagctgcagcaggaagcttgCGAGCTGGACATCTAATCGCATCACCACTGTCTTCAACCTGCGCTCGCGCGTCCTCTTGTTGCCGTAAACGTAGCTGTAGCTGCCTGCGCACAAACACCCTGAATGTGGCCCCTGTTCACGCCTTTTCACGgggtcaccatggagacggtgCCGCCAGCTCAGAAATGTGTGAGCGACGAAGAGGCGAAACAGACCTTCTAAGGGACAGCTGTGGTCGGTTCAGTTTCAGATCAGAGTCTATGAGCTGCGTTTGTGGTCGTTCCGTAAACGTCTcaccaataaaataaataaaccagcacattttgcctctctctctctctctctttctatctctctccctctttctcctcagctTTCATGCATGTTCTGTGGGCGCGTGTGTCCGCCTGTTGCTGACTGGTTGAAAACGGTAAATAATCATTCGTTAAGCGAGTCAGCGTTGCGGGGCTGTGCTGTTTGCGGTGAGAAAATGCGGTTGACTCACCTGGTGTCCCAGGAACCGTCGTCCTCACAGGttgtgtctcttctcttcttcttctccttctcctcccctgctcctcgctgctcctcgctgctgctgctgctgcagcttttctgtCCTGACTGAGccgcagctctgctcctctccgctATTATTTTCActaaaatatatgaaaattTATGCAAATGAAAATCAGCACTAACTGTTGGTCTCTGTTAGAGTTGgggatgatttttttccctctcctccttccttcctgctttccttcctccctcctgaaCTCCCCCAAAGAAAAGttcaaatatcaaataaaaCGGGAATCAAAGAATATTCTCAGCCTGGTGAATTTAACTCGCCTCGTTCTGGTTTTTGGATTTGGCGATGGGTCTGGATTTGTACAGCTGGTCCAAAATAAACCAACTAGGATCAAAGAGGGTTCTGCGTTTTTCACTTGCTGCTCGGAACCGCGCGTGACAGCAGTTGGGCCTAAAACTGGAGCGGTGCTGTGTGAGCAAAACTCATAAATGGCCATGATGCACGCGCGTTTTCAGATTTAATCAGTTCACAGTTATATCTGGtatcaattatttttttataaatcaacTAGTGTAATTTTTAGTTACAAGGATCATGTATTGTTGGAAGCCTTTATATTAGGTAGAACATTAATTGATTGACTAGTGAAAGAATAAACGTGGACTACGTTGCTTCTGCTATATTATATGATTATTaagtttaaaatttaaaataaattgagTATCGACATCTAAAGTCAGATATAACAGGTCAAATGTATGTAATTTAACTTAATTTGGTTACAGTTTGTAAACACTGACAAcattaaaatcaataaatttATATGACACCATCGATTCAAATGTTTCGTTCTTGTTTTGTCAACATTTAATCCccaaatttaaaatgtattcacaGGGAAGTTCGACGTCAGCTACAAAATTATCAAATCTATTTTTCTGaaagtaaaaaaatataaacaacAAATAACAAATGTATGAACAACATATGCGATCAGGATTGATCGATACATTTGACAACACTTAAATTAATATTTCTCCGTGTATGCACGCGCCCAACCTCTGTTTACGAAAGCTCTCGCGCGCTCAGTTTTTGTTTGGACTCTAATTAATAATCATCCAATTGGAAACAACCGGAAGGAGGGCTCGTGCGCTCGCGGAGCAGACCTGTCAATCACACTACGGGTAGCCAATCGGCGTGAACTCGCGGGGGTAAGATACCGCGCGTCGCCTTGTGAGGAGGGGGTGAGGTGTCTCGcggggtgggcgtggccaggcGTCCAcggcggagagagagagagagagggtgagagagaacAAGCGAATGAGAGGCGAGTGTGTCTCCGCGCGCCGCGCACTCTTCCCGTGGATTGTACTTGAACGGGAGTTCGCGGTTTGGCACGTTTATAcacatcaaaacagaacaaagagcGTCTGCACGCGCTATAAAGAGCACAAATTACAAAAGAGGCGACGACATCCGCGCGTGAGGACGTTGCGCGGGACTATTTCCTGGCGCGGTTTGTTTTCAGCCACCAGCACAACTTTGGGACTAAAGTGAATTTGAAGGTTTTGCGGACTGGACTTGCTCCAAAGCTGCTGGATCTTTACTTTTGTAGAATGTGGTGAATTCTGAGGATTTTCGTCTcatttttaagttttttttttttcctcgatGGTGTTTTCCGAAAACCTTGGTGTGCTTGTAAAGTTTGAATAATTCATGAGAGACAGTTTTCCACAGAAGTGACTGTAAAGGGAGGGGGGCTTTCCACGAGCATATTCATAAGGGTTGTCGGAATGGCCACCGCGGCTTCCAATCCTTATCTGCCCAGCAATAGCATCTTATCGTCCGGCTCCATCGTGCACTCTGACTCCGCAGGTGGCGGCATGCAGCCGGGAAGCGCTGCGGTGACCTCGGGGTCCGGGGGCTATAGAGGCGACCCTTCGGTCAAGATGGTGCAAAGTGACTTTATGCAAGGTGCGATGGCGGCGAGCAACGGGGGGCACATGCTGAGCCACGCGCACCAGTGGGTGACGTCTCTGCCGCACGCCGCAGCCGCCGCAGCGGCAGCCGCGGTCGCCGCCGCGGAGGCCGGCTCGCCCTGGTCCTCCAGTCCCGTCGGGATGACGGGCAGCCCGCAGCAGCAAGACGTGAAAAACTCCGCCAGAGACGACCTGCACACGGGCACCGCGCTGCACCACAGGCCGCCCCACATAACCGCCCACCAAAGTCACGCCGCGGCTTGGGGGAGCACGACTGCCGCTCACATTAACTCCATATCGgggggacagcagcagcagcagtcgctTCTATACTCCCAGCCAGGCGGCTTCACTGTGAACGGGATGCTGAGTCCCGGCAGCCAGAGCCTGGTGCACCCCAGCTTGGTGAGGGGGGGCACCCCAGATCTGGACCACGGCagccaccatcaccaccaccagcatcaccagcacccccatcaccagcaccacggAGGCGTCGCGAGCCACGACCCGCATTCGGACGACGACACCCCGACGTCGGATGACCTGGAACAGTTCGCCAAGCAGTTCAAGCAGCGGCGGATCAAACTGGGCTTCACGCAGGCGGACGTGGGCCTGGCTCTGGGCACCCTGTACGGGAACGTGTTCTCCCAGACCACCATCTGCAGGTTCGAGGCTCTGCAGCTCAGCTTTAAGAACATGTGCAAGCTGAAGCCGCTGCTGAACAAGTGGCTGGAGGAGGCCGACTCGTCCACCGGCAGCCCCACCAGCATCGACAAAATCGCGGCGCAGGGCCGGAAGCGAAAGAAGCGCACGTCCATCGAGGTGAGCGTGAAGGGGGCCCTGGAAAGTCACTTCCTGAAGTGTCCCAAACCGTCGGCACAGGAGATCAGCTCGCTGGCGGACAatctgcagctggagaaggaggtggtgCGAGTCTGGTTTTGCAATaggaggcagaaagagaagCGGATGACGCCGCCTGGAGTGGCGCAGACGCCGGAGGATGTGTACTCTCAGGTCGGCAATGTGAGTGCAGAAACACCGCCCCCCTCCATGGACTGCAAAAGAATGTTCAGTGAAACGTAGAAAACAGCACAATTTTTTGATAGAGATAATTAAACAACGCAGACGTTTTCCACTGTGAGTGTGAGGAATGAGACTGCAAAAAAATTGTGTTGATCTGTTTTTCACCACCGAGACCAAACTTTTGCTCCCATTTTTCctcccgcagacacacgcacttCCGGCCCGCAAATGTCTTTAACCTAAAAGGTTccttctgcttttttctttcaggGCCATTTTTTAGTAGATTACTTAAAAGATGCGAGTGACGTGGGAGACCAGAGGGTGACAACCACAGGTTCATTCCACCAGGTAATTTTGGCGCATTGAAACACACCAGAGGACAAATCCAtgttgcttttttgtttgtttttttcgtTCCCTCACTCTTTATCGCcaccctcctcgtcctcccggatgaagaaacaaagacagagacTGAAGCAAATTTTTCACTTTCTTACACGGAggattttgtttcatttttatttttcatgaaCGTGATCTCAAAgatctttttcccccccaataATAATGCCAACAGTACTCGTGCGGGTGGTGATAATTACCGGCTTCTGTGTTTGgcattattgtaattatttaagGGACTTTGTGGAtttttcctgcctttcttcTACAAACAGAGACATTTGAAGTCAGACTGCACTTATTTGGAGAAAAGCAGTGAGTTTTGTGATGGAGGTTCTGTCAGCGCTGCTTTTCTCGGCTGCAACCTTTGGTAGATTTTAATAAACAAACTGTCATATAGATCACCAGATCAGAGCCTGATCTTTGCTTATATTTTTCATCAGAATGACctcttttaatattttattcggAATACATATAATTTATTCCccgctcctgctgcaggaattgttttgtttctacatttttgggttttttttctgtctttttttgtattttctggaGCACAAACCAACCAGCAGCTGTTGGCTTATTTTGATGTGAACATTTGATTGTAATTTAATTTCAGTAGTGATTCCAGATGATTGACACACAATAAATTGTTAGACTGAAACACGGCTaccttgtgtttctgtgtgtgcgtgcgtgcgtgtgcgtgtgacatTTAAACTTTTAGGGCGCAAAATAAAAACGGTTGAACGTCGCTGGTCTCGTGACTGTGTAGATCCGTCACGTCTTTTGCGCGCGCTCAACACTGTTTAGGTCCAGGCTCGCGCCATCGTGGAGGCCTGCTGAGCTATAATCgatttaatgatgatgatgatgaagatgatgatgctCGAAGGTGGAAacggttgttgttgttgttgttggacttggtgtgtgcgtgtgtgcactcGCGTGGTTCCgtattttaaactttttaactATTCAACACCTCACCTTAACGTCCTGTGACTGAGAGATTCTAACTTGGCGGATGGTTTAACACGTTGGTTGCTAGGCAACGGAATTGAGTGATCTGTTCTTGTTAGTCTCCTGTCGCGCGCCTCAAAACTTCCGATTAAGTTCAATTGTTGAGCGGCAGCTTTTGGATGTGGAGTCCTAAAAACCTcttttcacctctgacctgcGCGGAATAAAGTTTTGAATGAACAATTGTTTGTGTTCTGTAGAAAGTATCTTCAAAAATCTCATCAAATTCGTTTAAACTTCAttacaaagagagagagacgtcaCAGTAATTATACATGGAGCAAAACAATATTGTTCAGTTATTTGTTCTTGAAGAAGGGCGCCACAACAGGACCATGGTAACATTAAACAGAAGGttataaaacattaaattcgGGTTTGATTAAATTGATTGTATTTATTTGCGTTAGTTGAGGAATTCAGAGAATTTTATTAATGAGAATATTTTATTGCACATATATTAGAGAATGATTAATATTActaatattattattgctgttgttgttgtctttgttaACAAAAAATTATGTCAATATTGTTAGATTATAAAACGTGTGTGTTTGGCCCAATTTAAATGTAACGTTTCCATCAGGTTTGGATGACCGAAAAACAATAatcgattattattattataattattatcattattatcattaatataattaatgtcatttattattattataattattattattgtgttaattattattatattaaccTCTTTCTTGCTTCATATTTGAGGAAAATTAAGATAACGGGAACAATGTGGACAAAATAAAGACATACAAAAATCTTCAATCTAATTC contains:
- the pou3f3b gene encoding POU domain, class 3, transcription factor 3-B is translated as MATAASNPYLPSNSILSSGSIVHSDSAGGGMQPGSAAVTSGSGGYRGDPSVKMVQSDFMQGAMAASNGGHMLSHAHQWVTSLPHAAAAAAAAAVAAAEAGSPWSSSPVGMTGSPQQQDVKNSARDDLHTGTALHHRPPHITAHQSHAAAWGSTTAAHINSISGGQQQQQSLLYSQPGGFTVNGMLSPGSQSLVHPSLVRGGTPDLDHGSHHHHHQHHQHPHHQHHGGVASHDPHSDDDTPTSDDLEQFAKQFKQRRIKLGFTQADVGLALGTLYGNVFSQTTICRFEALQLSFKNMCKLKPLLNKWLEEADSSTGSPTSIDKIAAQGRKRKKRTSIEVSVKGALESHFLKCPKPSAQEISSLADNLQLEKEVVRVWFCNRRQKEKRMTPPGVAQTPEDVYSQVGNGHFLVDYLKDASDVGDQRVTTTGSFHQVILAH